Proteins encoded within one genomic window of Ottowia sp. SB7-C50:
- a CDS encoding D-2-hydroxyacid dehydrogenase family protein produces MNIVILDDYQDAVRKLPCASKLEPYPAKVYTNTVKGLGQLSVRLRDAEVIVLIRERTHITRQLVEKLPRLKMISQTGRIGSHVDVVACTERGIAVAEGVGSPVAPAELTWALIMAAARRLPQYVGNLKHGAWQQSGLKSASMPPNFGLGTVLRGRTLGIWGYGKIGQLVAGYGRAFGMRVMVWGSPESLARARADGHAAAHDKADFFANADVLSLHLRLSDSTRGIVRLDDLSRMKPTALLVNTSRAELIEPDALVSALNRGRPGMGAVDVFETEPILQGHALLRLENCICTPHIGYVEQDSYELYFGAAFDNVVNYLRGTPTNIVNPGALQVRR; encoded by the coding sequence ATGAATATCGTGATCCTCGACGACTATCAGGACGCCGTTCGCAAGCTGCCCTGCGCGTCCAAGCTCGAGCCGTATCCCGCCAAGGTCTACACCAACACCGTCAAGGGGCTGGGCCAGTTGTCGGTGCGCCTGCGCGATGCCGAAGTGATCGTGCTGATCCGCGAGCGCACGCACATCACGCGCCAGCTGGTCGAAAAGCTGCCCAGACTGAAAATGATCTCGCAGACGGGGCGCATCGGCAGCCATGTCGACGTGGTGGCCTGCACCGAGCGCGGCATCGCCGTCGCCGAAGGCGTGGGTTCGCCGGTGGCACCGGCCGAGCTGACCTGGGCGCTGATCATGGCGGCCGCACGCCGGCTGCCGCAGTACGTGGGCAACCTCAAGCACGGCGCGTGGCAGCAGTCGGGTCTGAAGTCGGCGTCGATGCCGCCCAACTTCGGCCTGGGCACGGTGCTGCGCGGGCGCACGCTGGGCATCTGGGGCTACGGCAAGATCGGCCAGCTGGTGGCCGGCTACGGCCGCGCCTTCGGCATGCGCGTGATGGTGTGGGGTTCGCCGGAATCGCTGGCCCGCGCGCGCGCCGACGGGCACGCCGCGGCACACGACAAGGCCGACTTCTTCGCCAACGCCGATGTGCTGTCGCTGCATCTGCGGCTGTCCGACAGCACCCGCGGCATCGTGCGCCTGGACGACCTGAGCCGCATGAAGCCGACCGCGCTGCTGGTCAACACCTCGCGCGCCGAACTGATCGAGCCCGACGCGCTGGTCAGCGCGCTCAACCGCGGCCGGCCCGGCATGGGCGCCGTGGACGTGTTCGAGACCGAGCCGATCCTGCAGGGTCACGCGCTGCTGCGGCTGGAGAACTGCATCTGCACGCCGCACATCGGCTACGTGGAACAGGACAGCTACGAGCTGTACTTTGGCGCCGCGTTCGACAACGTCGTCAACTACCTGCGCGGCACGCCGACCAACATCGTCAATCCGGGCGCGCTGCAGGTGCGTCGCTGA